The Papaver somniferum cultivar HN1 chromosome 6, ASM357369v1, whole genome shotgun sequence genome segment atctgagtcgatatgtttgttttgagtcagatctgactcatctgactcgggaataagtgagtcagtggtttggtcccatgagtcaggggtattttgttacctgactcaaatgagtccgagtcaggggttatgtctgagtcaaaggtcgagtcagatctgactcaaaatggaaaacaaacggtctgactgctgattcggtccgagtcaggggttgactcagattcagacgccgagtcagctgcaaacaaacaagttcttagtgTCATTTATTGTGTGAAAAAGCAGGTCGAATCTGATAACATCACTTATCATGATATTACCTTTTTGTTTATATAAAGAGTCTCTCTACTTAGGTTGACTATTGGAGAAGTATAATTTGCTTACTTCATTGTATGCACTATTTTAGCACCTATTATTGCTGTGTTGGAGTCTATAGAGATTGCAGGGTTGAAATGATCCTGAACAAATTCGGGAAGAGTACTGTAGCTCTATGAAGGGTCATcatgattattttgattgttttaGTTGGAGATCAATGAGTGGAAGAATCACATCATTTTGTTATTCCTCGTGTCGTGGTTGGTTCTCCCAAGAAATGCAGTTTTTCCTCTTGGAGCTTCCATTTGATTTATTTGCTATTACTGTTCTTGTCAAAAGGTAAGGCTAATCAATAATTCTGCCACCTAACAAAATCATTGTAGGAACGAGGATTGAATCAATTGATTGTAGGAATTAGAATTGAGCTACTTAATTCTTTCGTAACAGCCACCAATGTGTTCTTGAAGATGTGCCGGGACTAGATGGCCATTTGGGGAACCCTTGTCTACCTGTGCCAGAGTTAGCACTGGTCAGGTCCTATTGTCTATTCGTTGCAAGGGTACCAATGGCAACAATGATCAGGAGGCCCCTCGTTTAGCCAAGTTTAAGTTCCTTGTATATCATCATTGTCTGCAGGAAGTGGTATGATTTTCACCAGTAGTATATCCAGTTTATTTAGTAAAATATATAGAGCGGCGAAAACTCCTTCCAGTCTTCGGTAGATATGTAATTTATAGCTATTCGTGCATCTTTAttgttggattattctaatttatTCTGTCAGAGGGCTTGTTGTTTTCCGAATTTAGGATCTAATTTGCTGACCCTTGTTATTATATTCTCTAGGGGATTATCAGAATTCAGCCATACGACCCATACTTATCATGTGAGGTGGAAGTCAGAGTCCTACTCTGTAGGTTGTGTTGTTTAAGCTGTCATAAGTATCCACTTTATTAAGACTGAAGCTTGCTTTCTCAATTGACCTTGAATTAGTTAATTTTGAGGATCCTTGTAATTAGTGTCAGGATTTAGTAAAGAATTTGGAGTTGCTGATAGCGATGTACGTGAATTTCACGTAGTTTTTGTTTGACTAGATGTGATACCACAACTGGAACTTGGAAAGCCTAACAATAAACGAAAGCCGGATAACCGTATGAAACAGAAATTACAGAGGTAATATTGTTCGTTCGTTCATTTATGTTGAGTCAGCTGCTTGTTTATGAATTAGAGGAACTTTAGGTTGTTTTTGAAGAACTTTGTAATTGATCTTATAACATAGTTCTAGCGTAAGAAACAAGGGTTTTTGATGAACTTTGTAATTGAAAATTGCTCCTTGGAAGCTTGGATCTAGGGTTTTTACTTGTGCTCATGTTGATCTCAATAGGAGGAATTCGGATGTTTTaggatagaaagaaaaaaaaggttaatAATATGTATTTATGCATCCTGTAGCATGTTTGTTGCCATTGAGAATCGTACTCATCATTTAAACTAGTATGGACGTATGGTTAAGAACAATCATCACTCTTCTGGAATCAAATACCGAATAATAAGAGGATTATTAAGAATTTTACTGCATTTATTGATAAAACGTTCCATCCACTTCGTAATTAGATACATTCAGCCCACTTCGCAACAAATTACAGCGTGGGTTGATCGAGATTTAGTAATCTATACATAATGATCCTGCCTTAAAGACAAGTGGAAATTTCCGTACTGTCATCTCATTATCTTTTTCAAGTTCCATGGTATAATATTGTGTGCCGTGCTGTTGGTTGAAGGTTAGGTACTCTTTATACCCGTCTCTGTATTAATTTCTGCAACAATGTCCGACTCTCGAGAAACTGAGAAGAACATCAGGATCTGGAGGGTAAAGAATTTGATCAGAGAATTAGAATCTGCAAGATGCAACAGCACCAGCATGATTTCTCTTATAATGCCTCCGCATAATCAGCTGGCTCGAGTTACTAAGATGTTTGGTTAATAAATTTGGTAGTGCTTCGAATATTAAGAATGAGGTTAACTGTCGGTCTGTGCTGGGAGCCATTACTTTTACTCACCAGAGGTTGAAGCTTTACAATAAAGTTCCACCGGATGGTTTAGTTTCTGTATACTGGAATCGTTGTGCGTGGCAATGGGAAAGAGAAGAAGGTGACCATTGGCTTTGAAACTTTCAAGCCCACCACTGAGTCGTAGTATCTTTGTGACACAAATTCCACAC includes the following:
- the LOC113291741 gene encoding uncharacterized protein LOC113291741 gives rise to the protein MQFFLLELPFDLFAITVLVKRCAGTRWPFGEPLSTCARVSTGQVLLSIRCKGTNGNNDQEAPRLAKFKFLVYHHCLQEVGIIRIQPYDPYLSCEVEVRVLLLSGFSKEFGVADSDVREFHVVFV